CTTACATTACAGAACAATCTGTTTATGAAAATACCATCAGTGGTATGCGCATTTATCCCCATGAAGTAACGAAACACGCAGCGTAAAAGTCGGAGTCAATTATCATCTATTCCTTAACAAGACGAAGCCCATGTGGTAACGCGTCTCCAAAGGCGCGTTTTGACTCTGACTCATCCATTTCTTTCACTTCCTGTACCAATTCTATCCATGCTAACGGTGCTTTACTGCGCTGTAGTTTGCTCACTACCTGTTGACTAAAATCATCTGAAATATCAAACAATCTATCTCCCGTTTTACGACACATCATCACCACGGCGAAACCAATTATGGGTTCTTTAGTCCAATTCTGCTCTAGTAGAGTGGGTAACCATTGCTCTACCTGTTCACGGGGCAATACAGAATGCTGGCTGCCATACATCAATTGACGTGCCGCTATTCGGCCTAATGCCCACCAGTGAGCCTGAGCATGCTGCGCTTCACTTACCGCTTTATTCATAAACCACTTAGCCATCAATACCTTATCTTCAACATGCAAGTGTTCTAACGAAGCGCCGAGACGTACCATCGCTTCATAACTTTTTTCTTGCGCTTCTTTGGCAACCTTGGGGTTACGTAACGAACCAGGGTGTAAGTATTTTACAATGTCAGACGCAATGGCTTCTTGTTGATCGGAATTAAGACCGCCGGAAATTCTTCTCCAAAATACCCACCAATCACTCCAGCCCTGATGATTCTGATATTGAATGCCTTGCGAATAGAGTGACCACATCTGTTCTATACGCCAATCGTCGGTTGGGTCACCAAACCCCGGCCTTAGGGCATAGCCAGAGAGTCTAAGCCAGTTTTTTTCATGTTGTTCTGAACGACGACGTCGTTTTCTTCCTTTCGAAAAGGCGTCGAATACGTGACGTGAAGTCGAAAAGTTCCAATCAGCTCGCTTACCTAATTTTTGTTCGAGTTCTTTAACTAATGTTTTTATTGTTTTCGGATCAGCATTTTTTTTGTTACCACTATACGCCGTAGCAATCAGATCTAAGGAGACTTGCAACTTAGGCGATAATGTTTCCGACTCTTGGGTAACATCCGCTTGTTTTCTTATCTCAAACTCCACTGCCCAACGTGTTTCTGCATCATCAGTACTAACGCATTCTAATTGCAGCGTACCTACTTCAGTCAATTTGCAAGCTAATTGAACTTCTACCCGCTGTTTCTGATTTGCATGCAGCTCGTCTGTGCTTTCTATGCGATCTAGAGTTGTAATATAAGGAGGTAGCGGAGTAAAAATATCCGTGTTTACCTTGTACATTGCTCCATTTAAGGCTGGTTTGTTATCACTCAGCTTGTCATGTATCGACGTTAACAGATTAAACCGAACTGGCTCACCAAGCGTTAGAGAAAATTTACGTCCAGACAATCGAATTTCTTGTCCTTCTTCTATACCTTTGGACAGCAGACAGATGGCATTACCAAAGCCTTTTTTCTCAGCTAAATGCAAGAAATAGGAACGGGCAGAGCCACCACCAATCTTTAACTGCGCTCCGCGGCGTGCTTTACCAAAAGCTACCGCCCCCAATGCGACAGCAAGGTCTGGATGAGGATTGTCCAGCACAGTAACGGGGCTTCCTCGCCAGTTACTCAGTATGGTTGTCACTTGTTCAGTTACTAGTTCACTATTAAAAACGCCTCCATTAAGCAAGACTCCGACAGGGACCACTGTTTCTTCGACCTGTTGGTTATCAGAGGCGGCAAGTCCAAGTGCATTTCTGGCAACGGATTGATGCTGAGAAATAAATTCAGCAATATGCTTGGTCACCGCTGGATCGGCGACATAAGGGAGACCGAATTCAATAACCGCTCTACGTCTTTTATCTGGCAAATCGGTTATCTGTACCTGAGGAAAGAAACCTTCTAAGGCGATGTTATGTACTTCCTGCTTAGACAGTGCCACGCTTTTGGTGCCACCAATAAGTTTAGACCCACTACCAAGCATGGTTATCTTTACTTGATCTTGTTCTGTTTTACTAAGCAGCTGCTCTTTTGCCTTTCGTGTTTGTTGAATCAACTTTGAAAGGCTCGATGCATTCAGTTTTTTGTCTTTATTAAATCGCTGCTCTGCAACATGCGCAAGCGCGAGATCTAGGTTGTCACCCCCT
The DNA window shown above is from Vibrio algarum and carries:
- a CDS encoding Hsp70 family protein; this translates as MASARYLVGIDLGTTNIVVAYSEITDQLKESPISIFDIDQLVAPGEVSRKPLLPSFRFHPAKEQISTNDMVLPWENFPVEGDTNAAIIGEWARELGAKVEGRQVSSAKSWLSHQAVDRESDILPWVASTDVDKVSPVVATASYLNHVRQAWNYHNPINVLENQEVVVTVPASFDESARKLTLQAAKLAGLSKIALLEEPQAVCYDWYARHAESAKTELTDVPLILVCDVGGGTTDLSLIEAQHVDDELALNRIGVGEHLMLGGDNLDLALAHVAEQRFNKDKKLNASSLSKLIQQTRKAKEQLLSKTEQDQVKITMLGSGSKLIGGTKSVALSKQEVHNIALEGFFPQVQITDLPDKRRRAVIEFGLPYVADPAVTKHIAEFISQHQSVARNALGLAASDNQQVEETVVPVGVLLNGGVFNSELVTEQVTTILSNWRGSPVTVLDNPHPDLAVALGAVAFGKARRGAQLKIGGGSARSYFLHLAEKKGFGNAICLLSKGIEEGQEIRLSGRKFSLTLGEPVRFNLLTSIHDKLSDNKPALNGAMYKVNTDIFTPLPPYITTLDRIESTDELHANQKQRVEVQLACKLTEVGTLQLECVSTDDAETRWAVEFEIRKQADVTQESETLSPKLQVSLDLIATAYSGNKKNADPKTIKTLVKELEQKLGKRADWNFSTSRHVFDAFSKGRKRRRRSEQHEKNWLRLSGYALRPGFGDPTDDWRIEQMWSLYSQGIQYQNHQGWSDWWVFWRRISGGLNSDQQEAIASDIVKYLHPGSLRNPKVAKEAQEKSYEAMVRLGASLEHLHVEDKVLMAKWFMNKAVSEAQHAQAHWWALGRIAARQLMYGSQHSVLPREQVEQWLPTLLEQNWTKEPIIGFAVVMMCRKTGDRLFDISDDFSQQVVSKLQRSKAPLAWIELVQEVKEMDESESKRAFGDALPHGLRLVKE